The Gossypium hirsutum isolate 1008001.06 chromosome D03, Gossypium_hirsutum_v2.1, whole genome shotgun sequence genomic interval tattttattcaatcttacttttactgtttaatctttgagtttgaatgtttttagcatggaagtgttattgcggtcACTGACACTAGAAAGTGCAGTTCAacctaacaagcatgacaacgaaagttgcttgaggattagaggaatttaatccacttgatcttaatagtgttccatttccATCATCGAAAGGTAtcgttaatgtgcatgtttaagtcttagattaaatataaaagttaagcttggtaagatattcattgcaatttaatgcatcgacaatcacctatccttttataccttgtaagcacttagtattctgttgaatattaATGTTGGGGACCTcattttatcattatcatattttatcttattattttcaagttaatTCTCCGACAACTACTCTCAAaatttatctcatttctatctatttattgcactgacattgatagacaaaagacaacttttgctaagcgattttaagtgaaaacgagtaaaacgacataatcggtaaaaatacctaatgttcataagtgttagagtaagaatttgatgttgtcatagaagggaaaaatgttcagcatgttataaaacataataaaaatagatgaagtttaatttccgagctttggggtaaaagtgtaaatatgcaaaagtttaggggcaaaattgtgtattttccaaaattgagtcaatgactgttttgatgaatgtgagtattaaataagctaaatttgctattatagatcaagaagaacgaaatctggagctagaccggggaaagaaaaagattgaggactaaagtgttagatttgatcacatttttgtaCCGGGGTAAGTtcacggtaaataaatgcaatattttaataattattattaatgttgttattttccagcaattatatatttatttcatgaatttatttaatgttgactcaagtatgagatgacagagaatccgtgttaaaaagtcccgttgaaacataaggaatgtatcggatacaaatgtcatgacatttgggtaaagaggtcccatgtaagaccatgtctgggacatggcgttggcaccgagataagaggtcccatgtaagaccatgtctgggacatggccttggcaccgagataagaggtcccatgtaagaccatgtctgggacatggcgttggcaccgagatgagaggtctcccgtaagaccatgtctgggacatggcatgggcaccaatatgagaactcccatgtaataccatatctgggatatggtattggcagtacaggaaacatcccatgtaagaccatgtctaggacatggctttggcatgttattattagatatgagacccaagtatccttattattccaatgtggctcaacgagCTAGAAAACAGATTATGTTCTATCGAAAttcaagtaaaagtataattagcaacttcaagtgagttataagagttaagaatatgttatgatatcaatgagaaccaatatttcagcaagagaagagtaagttgtaatcttaagctatctaaataggtaagtaaataaacaagtaaatgagagtaagtaaagaggaaacttaagaacatgatacttgcatatcattatttgtgttaaatgttgttatttatttacttgtaaacttactaagctttatgcttacttcttttatttctttttctttcatatagtattatcaagcatagtcgggatcttgaagacgttGGAGAGCGTTCACAGTATCAATcaccacaactcggtattttaagacgataaatgtttcgagctatggcatgtatagggacttagtcatttcgattgtatattcttaaattatgaccaaaagatgatatgtaaatattttatgatgaatagttattaaaatggctaagtatgaaggtgtttgttgttataaaagtctaggtgataaattatgcatagaaatcattaaaaagtaaaaattggcagtgaatcagttttgagatagcaatagtgacgtgattttgaaaaatcgccaaggatagtagaaaatgatTTAGAGGGTGGAttagatatagaattaaatcttattgagtctattttcatagaaaaataacagtgtatacaaaggaattatgtattctgagatattttcattttagttagacaaggtcaaagtggtttttggaatcccctgttctgactttggaaaatcattaaaaattgtaaaaaaatatttatgagttttaatttatatgtatagattccttattgagtctattttctttagaaacaattgagaacaccatatgaagtctgtacaatgagataattaaattttagtgatgagaggtcaggacagtcgatcagtgaaataggggagaatttaattaataaactgtactaattggttgaaccaaaaattctaaatattttatggtaaaaatatatatgagtctagttttagggaaaatttatggttctaaatttcaagtttcatagctctatttataattaatttagtaactattatgcaggtggacagctttgttgtgaatagtgaaattaatttcaaaagtaaaattttatgccccaaacttttaagttaagtcaagtaacgcctcatgctcgactccggcaacggtcttgggtaaggggtgttacaggatggATTGGAGAAATGTTAATGACACATTTAAACCCCTCATCAAAATTAGCAACCATTGTTGGGACACTCCCTAACAAAATACCCAAAGCCTCAATAGTTGTAATAAGCACTGCCGCCGCCGCCGCCACCCTACCCACAGTCCTGTGCTAAATGGACCATTTCACCACACTTATAACGTCTACCACCAATGCCACCTCCACCATAACCACCTCTCATTCCCCCTCCACCAAAACCACTGGATCCACTGCCATAACTGCCACCACCATTGTCGCTGTATTCGGATCTAGAAGAGCAACAAACAATGTTGCTGTTGGGGCCAGTAACCTCAACAACCTTGGGACGACCTTCAGAAGACTCGACAACGTACTTGACCTCTGCACCATCAGTAAGGCTACCGAAGgtgttttaacaaatggaaaacatagaaaaactacattaaaagaaatggagaagggaggaaaacatagagagaagcagaagagaatagaaaataaagaaaaaaaatatgttaaaagaacaaaaatgaaaaattaaattacccaaaatgaaaaatatagggtccaattgtataatttaacctaaaattttcatttgaaatgatgatttaacatgtcaCGTCAGTTTACTATTATATCGTTTGTAATACATAAATTTTACCTGGCCTACATGAAGAAAATAAAGCAGTCCAAATTACAAGCGAGCTTATATGGCCCaaactaaaataaatcaaaatacgGTGGCCCAATTAACCCAAACCCGATTACAACAAAATAGGCCCAAAATCAATAGTGGCCCAAGTAGattcaggaaaccctagggttttagGGGGGAACTCGCGCCACAAGCCAAGCCTCACCCTCTGAATCTCCCCCGATCTTCGTACCTGCGCATCAAGAAAAGGGAATAGCAGT includes:
- the LOC107950077 gene encoding cold shock protein 2-like; amino-acid sequence: MTSSAVHGDLGSKHSLTDGAEVKYVVESSEGRPKVVEVTGPNSNIVCCSSRSEYSDNGGGSYGSGSSGFGGGGMRGGYGGGGIGGRRYKCGEMVHLAQDCG